Within Candidatus Thermoplasmatota archaeon, the genomic segment GAACTCCTCCTTTATCTTCGTGGAAGTGCGGATTCACGGTTTCTATTTGAAAGATATCCACACCTCTTTTTATTACCGTTGGGTAGTCAGTCGGCAAAATGCCACCGAAGTTTTCAAAGATAAATAGGAGTTCACCTGTTTCTATAGCATAACCTGTTGAATAAGGTATTATTTCTGCAAGTTTCATTGTCATTGCATGCTCACCAGCACAAGTTGTTTTAACGATATCTGTTCCAAACCCCGTGCTGTCTGATATCAATGAATTTATACATCGATTTGAACTTTCCGAGACACGGCCCCATTTTTTAAAAAATAGTCCTCCAGGCATGCCCGTAACCTTTGGTTTGTATAACCAGGAGAGCCTAATCATCGTGTAGGGTGATTTTGCCACGCTAAATCCCAACGCAAAATCTTTTACATATTCCCAAGCAGCACCAGGTATATAATTATCTGCATCTATAAATCCCACATAGTCTTTTTGAAAGAGCTTAGCTAAAATTATTCCTACAATCATACCTTCAGCCTTACCATCACATACCAGCCCGTTATCATCTAGTATTTCATGGTAGCCCCCTTTCTTAAATGCCTCTGCCAAGTATTGGTCTTTCTGATGAATAATGACGGCTTTGCGGTGCGTAAAATGATAAAATTGATTTAAGACATCCTTTTCAATCAAAAAACGATCTATCCCAGCCCTTCGGCTGTTGGAAATTATTATGAGTAAGCAATCATGAGGTATAGCTTTAAGTATGCCTTCAAATAATTTGATTTTCTCATTTTTTATAGGTACAACAATTGCTAGTTTTTTCTGAATCGCTTCTAACTCTTCAGCATCTGTTAAATAACTATCTACATCTCTACGTAATTGTTCTTTAGCCTTACCAGCATCTAATTCTAGAATTTTCTGGAGAGTGTTAATTCTAACAGAGCCGAATCGCTCGGTATATCTTGGGTATTCTATTCTCATTAGTTCCTTCATCCTCCACGATATCATTAATCGTTTGTTTTCTAACAAGGTTGGCTTAATTAAGTTTTTGGTGTAGATTGACGGAACGCCTAATAGGCAGGATAGTTTTATAAACAAATTTTTATCGTATATTTTGGAGGTAAAATAAAATGGGAAAAACACTATGGAAAAAAGGGTTGGTTGTTGGAGTAATTGCGGTATTTCTTGGCATTACCTTAACACCGGCAATTGGAACTCTAAATTCCCCGGTTTTATATGAAAAGGATGGGAAAATATATGCGATGAGTGATACTGGAAACTGTGAGGGAAAGAAGATAAATCTTATAAAAATTGAA encodes:
- the mpgS gene encoding mannosyl-3-phosphoglycerate synthase; its protein translation is MRIEYPRYTERFGSVRINTLQKILELDAGKAKEQLRRDVDSYLTDAEELEAIQKKLAIVVPIKNEKIKLFEGILKAIPHDCLLIIISNSRRAGIDRFLIEKDVLNQFYHFTHRKAVIIHQKDQYLAEAFKKGGYHEILDDNGLVCDGKAEGMIVGIILAKLFQKDYVGFIDADNYIPGAAWEYVKDFALGFSVAKSPYTMIRLSWLYKPKVTGMPGGLFFKKWGRVSESSNRCINSLISDSTGFGTDIVKTTCAGEHAMTMKLAEIIPYSTGYAIETGELLFIFENFGGILPTDYPTVIKRGVDIFQIETVNPHFHEDKGGVHLNDVYKSSLGLIYHSPLCGNKTRKLIRNILKGHSVLTNNEKIPKPRRYPPIKKIKFRAFSQAITPHLNDLAMGLPSDNLSTS